A genomic segment from Drosophila miranda strain MSH22 chromosome 5, D.miranda_PacBio2.1, whole genome shotgun sequence encodes:
- the LOC108164488 gene encoding ADP-ribosylation factor-like protein 4C isoform X2, producing MGATMVKPLVKNGNLLDALPSQGTLHVVMLGLDSAGKTTALYRLKFDQYLNTVPTIGFNCEKVQGTIGRAKGIHFLIWDVGGQEKLRPLWRSYTRYD from the exons ATGGGCGCTACAATGGTAAAGCCTTTGGTAAAGAATGGAAATTTGTTGGATGCATTGCCGTCACAG GGAACGTTGCATGTTGTCATGTTAGGCTTAGACTCTGCTGGAAAAACAACGGCACTATACAGACTCAAATTTGACCAGTATTTAAATACAGTGCCCACTATAGGATTTAATTGTGAAAAG GTGCAAGGTACGATTGGACGAGCAAAGGGAATTCACTTTCTAATATGGGATGTTGGAGGACAGGAAAAGCTGAGGCCGTTGTGGCGAAGTTACACACGGTATGATTGA
- the LOC108164488 gene encoding ADP-ribosylation factor-like protein 4C isoform X3 has product MGATMVKPLVKNGNLLDALPSQGTLHVVMLGLDSAGKTTALYRLKFDQYLNTVPTIGFNCEKVQGTIGRAKGIHFLIWDVGGQEKLRPLWRSYTRF; this is encoded by the exons ATGGGCGCTACAATGGTAAAGCCTTTGGTAAAGAATGGAAATTTGTTGGATGCATTGCCGTCACAG GGAACGTTGCATGTTGTCATGTTAGGCTTAGACTCTGCTGGAAAAACAACGGCACTATACAGACTCAAATTTGACCAGTATTTAAATACAGTGCCCACTATAGGATTTAATTGTGAAAAG GTGCAAGGTACGATTGGACGAGCAAAGGGAATTCACTTTCTAATATGGGATGTTGGAGGACAGGAAAAGCTGAGGCCGTTGTGGCGAAGTTACACACG ATTTTGA
- the LOC108164488 gene encoding ADP-ribosylation factor-like protein 4C isoform X1, with protein sequence MGATMVKPLVKNGNLLDALPSQGTLHVVMLGLDSAGKTTALYRLKFDQYLNTVPTIGFNCEKVQGTIGRAKGIHFLIWDVGGQEKLRPLWRSYTRCTDGILFVIDSVDTERMEEAKMELMRTAKCPDNQGVPVLILANKQDLPSACGAKELEKLLGLNELQNPVPNMPKISSSSSSTGNLIGYSSSNQRYTEKALDPHLPSQPYSPIAPITPILDQTYESNSSMSSGALASFSYMPSDSAEKDKKIQQETKQNWHTTVKHSNAEASNALHMKGWYIQPTCAITGEGLQEGLDALYEMILKRRKINKSHKKRR encoded by the exons ATGGGCGCTACAATGGTAAAGCCTTTGGTAAAGAATGGAAATTTGTTGGATGCATTGCCGTCACAG GGAACGTTGCATGTTGTCATGTTAGGCTTAGACTCTGCTGGAAAAACAACGGCACTATACAGACTCAAATTTGACCAGTATTTAAATACAGTGCCCACTATAGGATTTAATTGTGAAAAG GTGCAAGGTACGATTGGACGAGCAAAGGGAATTCACTTTCTAATATGGGATGTTGGAGGACAGGAAAAGCTGAGGCCGTTGTGGCGAAGTTACACACG ATGCACGGAtggcattttgtttgttattgATTCCGTCGACACAGAACGCATGGAAGAGGCAAAAATGGAATTAATGCGTACGGCCAAATGTCCAGACAATCAG GGCGTTCCTGTACTGATACTAGCAAATAAACAAGATCTTCCCAGCGCATGCGGTGCTAAAGAGCTGGAAAAGCTTTTGGGGCTTAACGAACTTCAAAATCCAGTGCCGAACATGCCAAAGATAAGTTCAAGCTCTTCTTCAACTGGCAACCTAATTGGTTATAGCTCTTCAAACCAAAGATATACTGAGAAAGCGCTGGATCCGCATCTACCAAGCCAACCATACTCTCCAATAGCTCCCATAACGCCTATTCTCGATCAAACTTATGAAAGCAATTCGTCAATGAGTAGTGGCGCATTGGCCTCATTTTCATATATGCCTTCTGATTCTGCTGAAAAAGACAAGAAAATTCAGCAAGAAACAAAGCAAAACTGGCATACTACAGTAAAGCATAGCAATGCTGAAGCTTCAAATGCTTTACACATGAAAGGCTGGTATATACAACCCACGTGTGCTATAACTGGCGAGGGCCTTCAGGAAGGTTTGGACGCATTATATGAAATGATTTTGAAACGTCGAAAAATAAATAAGTCCCATAAAAAGAGACGGTAG